One Mercurialis annua linkage group LG3, ddMerAnnu1.2, whole genome shotgun sequence DNA window includes the following coding sequences:
- the LOC126674716 gene encoding short-chain dehydrogenase TIC 32, chloroplastic-like isoform X1: protein MWFFSRKGPSGFSSSSTAEQVTQGIDGSGLTAIVTGASSGIGQETTRVLALRGVHVIMAVRNVAAGKNVKETIVKEIPSAKVDAMELDLSSMASVKKFASDFKSSSLPLNILINNAGVMATPFMLSKDNIELQFATNHIGHFLLTSLLLDTMKKTSRASNKEGRIVNVSSEAHRYPYEEGIRFDKINDQTGYGSYRAYGQSKLANVLHANELARQLKQEDGVNITANSLHPGVISTNLFRHMGVVNGIVDKIGGLVLKNVQQGAATTCYLALNPQVKGISGEYFSDSNVAKASNHGLNVELGKKLWDFTKKLVS, encoded by the exons ATGTGGTTTTTTAGCAGAAAAGGCCCATCTGGATTCTCATCATCTTCTACAGCTGAGCAAGTTACTCAGGGGATCGATGGCTCCGGTCTTACTGCCATTGTTACag GAGCATCTAGTGGCATTGGCCAAGAAACTACCCGGGTGCTTGCGTTACGCGGTGTCCACGTTATCATGGCAGTGAGGAATGTTGCTGCTGGAAAAAATGTTAAAGAAACTATAGTAAAGGAAATCCCCTCGGCTAAAGTTGACGCGATGGAATTGGACCTCAGTTCAATGGCATCTGTGAAAAAGTTTGCATCAGACTTCAAATCCTCAAGTCTTCCATTGAACATCTTAAT TAACAATGCAGGAGTTATGGCTACCCCATTCATGCTTTCAAAAGACAACATAGAACTACAGTTTGCAACTAATCACATAG GTCATTTTCTTTTGACAAGTCTGTTGTTGGACACCATGAAGAAAACATCTCGTGCAAGTAATAAAGAAGGGCGAATTGTGAATGTTTCATCAGAGGCGCATCGATACCCTTATGAGGAAGGAATTCGTTTTGACAAAATCAATGACCAGACCGG GTATGGAAGCTATCGCGCATATGGTCAATCAAAGCTTGCTAATGTGTTGCATGCTAATGAGCTTGCGAGACAACTAAAG CAGGAAGATGGGGTTAATATAACTGCAAATTCGCTGCATCCTGGAGTAATATCCACCAATCTTTTTCGCCATATGGGCGTTGTCAATG GAATTGTTGATAAAATTGGTGGACTGGTGCTTAAAAATGTTCAGCAG GGTGCTGCAACAACATGCTATTTGGCATTAAATCCACAAGTTAAGGGTATAAGTGGTGAATACTTTTCAGACAGTAATGTAGCCAAAGCAAGTAATCACGGTTTGAATGTTGAATTAGGAAAGAAACTCTGGGACTTCACCAAGAAACTGGTTAGCTGA
- the LOC126674716 gene encoding short-chain dehydrogenase TIC 32, chloroplastic-like isoform X2 encodes MWFFSRKGPSGFSSSSTAEQVTQGIDGSGLTAIVTGASSGIGQETTRVLALRGVHVIMAVRNVAAGKNVKETIVKEIPSAKVDAMELDLSSMASVKKFASDFKSSSLPLNILINNAGVMATPFMLSKDNIELQFATNHIGHFLLTSLLLDTMKKTSRASNKEGRIVNVSSEAHRYPYEEGIRFDKINDQTGYGSYRAYGQSKLANVLHANELARQLKEDGVNITANSLHPGVISTNLFRHMGVVNGIVDKIGGLVLKNVQQGAATTCYLALNPQVKGISGEYFSDSNVAKASNHGLNVELGKKLWDFTKKLVS; translated from the exons ATGTGGTTTTTTAGCAGAAAAGGCCCATCTGGATTCTCATCATCTTCTACAGCTGAGCAAGTTACTCAGGGGATCGATGGCTCCGGTCTTACTGCCATTGTTACag GAGCATCTAGTGGCATTGGCCAAGAAACTACCCGGGTGCTTGCGTTACGCGGTGTCCACGTTATCATGGCAGTGAGGAATGTTGCTGCTGGAAAAAATGTTAAAGAAACTATAGTAAAGGAAATCCCCTCGGCTAAAGTTGACGCGATGGAATTGGACCTCAGTTCAATGGCATCTGTGAAAAAGTTTGCATCAGACTTCAAATCCTCAAGTCTTCCATTGAACATCTTAAT TAACAATGCAGGAGTTATGGCTACCCCATTCATGCTTTCAAAAGACAACATAGAACTACAGTTTGCAACTAATCACATAG GTCATTTTCTTTTGACAAGTCTGTTGTTGGACACCATGAAGAAAACATCTCGTGCAAGTAATAAAGAAGGGCGAATTGTGAATGTTTCATCAGAGGCGCATCGATACCCTTATGAGGAAGGAATTCGTTTTGACAAAATCAATGACCAGACCGG GTATGGAAGCTATCGCGCATATGGTCAATCAAAGCTTGCTAATGTGTTGCATGCTAATGAGCTTGCGAGACAACTAAAG GAAGATGGGGTTAATATAACTGCAAATTCGCTGCATCCTGGAGTAATATCCACCAATCTTTTTCGCCATATGGGCGTTGTCAATG GAATTGTTGATAAAATTGGTGGACTGGTGCTTAAAAATGTTCAGCAG GGTGCTGCAACAACATGCTATTTGGCATTAAATCCACAAGTTAAGGGTATAAGTGGTGAATACTTTTCAGACAGTAATGTAGCCAAAGCAAGTAATCACGGTTTGAATGTTGAATTAGGAAAGAAACTCTGGGACTTCACCAAGAAACTGGTTAGCTGA